The genomic stretch ATGTGTGGATGTGACCAATCCAAAAGCAATTGCAGACGCCATTATTTACCTTATTAAACACCCAGAAGAGGCTCAAAGATTGGGTAGAAACGGGAGAAAGGCTATTGAAATGCGGTATAATTGGCAAAAGGAAGAAAAAATCCTTATCGAATCTATAGATAAACTTGTAGCTGGAAAGCATTCCGAATTTTTATAAAACTATTCAGGAACTATTTCATGCGTTTAAAATTCGATATACATACCCATACATGTGCATATTCTCCTTGCAGTTTGATTGAGCCTGAAGATTTACTCGAAAGTGCTGTTTCTGCAGGTTTAGATGGTATTGTCATTACAGAACATCACTATCAATGGACAGACAAGGAAATTCAGCAATTGAAAAAAAATGTTGATGTGAACGGCTTAATTGTATTTGCAGGAGCTGAAATAACAACCGATGCTGGAGACCTGATTGTTTTAGGGTTGCCCAATGAAATCATATCTCGATGGAAAGCCTATATTTCGATAGAGGAAGTCATTGCAGAAGTGGATTTAAATAATGGATTTTGTATAGCTGCACACCCAACACGACGTTATCATCATTTTGATGAACAATTAGAGATATTACCTATACCTGCCATGGAGGTAATGAGTATTAATATGAATGTAGAAGAACAAGAACGTGCAAAAACTTGGTCTCAAAGATTAAAGCGGATGCAGATATGTGCCAGTGATGCTCATCAATCCTGGCAGGTAGGAAAGTACTGGATAGAGGTTGAATTAGATACCCAAAATCAGTTAGATTTTTTAATAGCACTAAAAAAGGAACGATTTAAAATGGGGTCTTATTAATTTTACATAGTGAAAAAATAAAATGATGGAAGACGTAAACGAAGAAAAAAATAATATTACCAACGAAGCAAAAGACACGAATGAGGTTTCGGTCTGGAGCGAAATATTTTCTTTTATAAAAATTCTGGTATTATTTGTTTTCTGTGTTTGGTTTATACACTCATTCGTGGTGGAGGGTTATGAAGTCTGGGGACCATCCATGATGAACACACTTGACGAAGGTGACCGTATTTTAGTGTTCAAACTTCCGTGTGTTCTGAAGAACTTCCCTCTACTTCCCGAGCAATGGAAAATTCATGAGGGAGATATAGTTGTCTTTGAAGGTAAAGACGAAAACGACCGCCGTTATGTTAAACGGGTTATTGCTATGGTTCCTTCTCAACGTTTCAGTAATATCGCGAATGCTTCTGAAAATGCACAAAAGGAAATTCCTCAAAAGAAAGTGGAGTATTTTAAAAATAAAGTATATGTTAATAACCATATGTTGGAAGAAAACTACCTGGACCCAAAGTTGAGTATGTCGGATGAAGAGGATTTAGTGTTTTTACATCCAGGTGAATATTATGTTTTAGGTGACAACCGAAAAATTAGCAAAGATAGTCGGTTTTTCGGTCCTGTAACAGAAGACCAAATTGTAGGAAAAGCAATATTCCGTTTTTGGCCATTGAGTAAGATAGGCTGGCTGTGATATTCGACTTGATTTTATCTGATATTCACTTAAAGGTCGGGGAAGAAAACCTGCCCCGACGTAAAGAGTTTGAGATATTTTTAAGGGGACTGTGTGATAACCCACCAAGGCGAATTGTATGCCTCGGTGATATTTTCGATTTCTGGTTTGAATATAAGCATGTCCTTTTCTCCGGTTATTTTGGCGTGTTAAGTGCTTTCCATGAACTTTATCGACAGGGTGTTGAGTTATTTTTCGTTGGAGGCAATCACGATTTTTGGGCTGGAAAAACACTCGAACAGATTGGGTTCCATGTTTTAGAGTCCGGAACAACCATTGAGTTTGACCATTGCAAAGCAATCCTTATTCACGGCGATGGTCTAAATAAGAAAGATATAGGTTATCGTATATTCAAACGATTTGCCAGAAATCGGCTGATGATTTATTTATTTCGTATGGTTCATCCGGACTGTGCTATGGGCATAGCCAAATTAATGAGTAAAGGGAGCCGTGAATTACAAAAAGCCGATATAAACCGACATCAGAGAGAGGCAGAGATTATCAAAAAATATGCAATAGAAATACTTCATAAAACAAAATACGACGCCGTTATCTCTGGACATTGTCACCAGCCAGAATGTTCTACATTAACGATTGATAATCGGACATGTTGGTATGTTAATGCTGGGGATTGGATAGAAAACAATACCTTCGTAAAATGGGATGGCAAACAATTCTCTATTTGTAGATATAAGCCAAACAAAGACTAATTTTCTGCTTTATACCCCCCGAGAAATATTACTGTTTCTTCTTAAAACCGACGCTTTTAGGATTTTGGATGGGGGCTGGGTGAAGAGTTTCAGGTTTGCGTTCCTGCTGAGATGGTTTTTGCGATGTGTCACCCTTTATTTTTGGCTCTTGTTGTGGTGAAGGAATAGGGGTAGATTCAATCCGTTTAGGGACAGTAGATTGTTTTGGTTGTGGTGTTACTTGCTGGGTTTGAGTTGAAGTCTGTTTAATTCGTTGCCGTGCCTTGAGTATTTGGTCAATACATTCCCCTATCTCAACCCGTTTTGTTAAAAGTAAATCGGGATTCCTTGTAAAATTAACTAAATCAGGAACAATATCCTTAAAGTTGTAAATAATCTCCACCTTCTGAATAAGTTCAGGGAATTTCCCGCTCTTTTTTAATTCCTCCAATAACTGGTTAAAAATGGTTAGATAGTCATAGTCCTCAATACCATCCCGAATAATTTCCCAACGAACAGAATTGATAGGTTCTTCCATCCCAGGATAAATAAGAAAACCGTCTCCATTGGTTGGAATCACATCCAGAGGACATGCTTCTGGATCTTTTTCCTTAGAATAATTAACACACCAATAGTGTACTCCTTTAATGCCCAACATCCAGGTTTGCCAGAAAAAGATGCGATGTTCTATTCCTGCAAAGTCCAAAAAGAAATTGGCATACGGCCGTGGTGGTGCATGGTTTACACACCACCATACCTCTTTACCACGTT from Candidatus Hydrogenedens sp. encodes the following:
- a CDS encoding PHP-associated domain-containing protein, with the translated sequence MRLKFDIHTHTCAYSPCSLIEPEDLLESAVSAGLDGIVITEHHYQWTDKEIQQLKKNVDVNGLIVFAGAEITTDAGDLIVLGLPNEIISRWKAYISIEEVIAEVDLNNGFCIAAHPTRRYHHFDEQLEILPIPAMEVMSINMNVEEQERAKTWSQRLKRMQICASDAHQSWQVGKYWIEVELDTQNQLDFLIALKKERFKMGSY
- the lepB gene encoding signal peptidase I, giving the protein MMEDVNEEKNNITNEAKDTNEVSVWSEIFSFIKILVLFVFCVWFIHSFVVEGYEVWGPSMMNTLDEGDRILVFKLPCVLKNFPLLPEQWKIHEGDIVVFEGKDENDRRYVKRVIAMVPSQRFSNIANASENAQKEIPQKKVEYFKNKVYVNNHMLEENYLDPKLSMSDEEDLVFLHPGEYYVLGDNRKISKDSRFFGPVTEDQIVGKAIFRFWPLSKIGWL
- a CDS encoding UDP-2,3-diacylglucosamine diphosphatase, with protein sequence MIFDLILSDIHLKVGEENLPRRKEFEIFLRGLCDNPPRRIVCLGDIFDFWFEYKHVLFSGYFGVLSAFHELYRQGVELFFVGGNHDFWAGKTLEQIGFHVLESGTTIEFDHCKAILIHGDGLNKKDIGYRIFKRFARNRLMIYLFRMVHPDCAMGIAKLMSKGSRELQKADINRHQREAEIIKKYAIEILHKTKYDAVISGHCHQPECSTLTIDNRTCWYVNAGDWIENNTFVKWDGKQFSICRYKPNKD